A portion of the Malassezia japonica chromosome 3, complete sequence genome contains these proteins:
- the SLX1 gene encoding Slx4p interacting protein (COG:L; EggNog:ENOG503NZP6), which produces MDVMVYNFPSRIAALQFEWSWQSPHVSRHLRNAEHGEHAAYSGRSDAPLFPPDRKSTYVGRSGRQRTKARVSGVPEQRILVMRALLASEPFCFWNLKIAFFNEWAYGVWLYHERDADLYTHGRVTGRPLPASYPEVVCDFSGVLGETQPLAQGADDWPPLPESETESAWQKQKRTAVRPRKTTPPPGAWHETMPLARDAATLGLSWDMLKDARTLPPRKRKTRSPLHHDDDTCTDTERALVERITDTPYPHAATILHQSDHACGVCSEPVQMHEPHTFSLCPSAQADGTRCTSVFHLTCLAAHFRASTPTPRTFCLPVAGSSFAESSAVRI; this is translated from the exons ATGGACGTGATGGTGTACAATTTCCCGTCACGCATCGCCGCACTCCAGTTTGAATGGTCGTGGCAGTCGCCGCACGTTTCTCGGCACCTGCGCAatgccgagcacggcgagcacgcggcgtACTCTggccgcagcgacgcgcccctCTTTCCGCCGGATCGCAAGTCGACGTACGTCGGTCGCTCggggcggcagcgcaccAAGGCGCGCGTAAGTGGCGTGCCAGAGCAGCGCATTCTGGTCATGCGTGCATTGCTTGCATCCGAGCCATTTTGTTTCTGGAACTTGAAAATCGCCTTTTTCAACGAGTGGGCCTATGGCGTGTGGCTGTaccacgagcgcgacgccgacctcTACACGCACGGACGGGTGACGGGGCGGCCGCTGCCAGCCAGCTATCCTGAAGTGGTCTGCGACTTtagcggcgtgctcggcgagacgcagcCCCTGGCTCAGGGCGCCGACGActggccgccgctgcccgagAGCGAGACCGAGTCGGCGTGGCAGAAACAGAAACGCACGGCAGTGCGGCCCCGCAAgaccacgccgccgcccggcgcgtgGCACGAAACGATGCCgctcgcacgcgacgccgcgacgctcggcctgAGCTGGGACATGCTCAAAGACGCACGCACACTTCCGCCCCGCAAGCGCAAGACACGCTCCCCTTTGCACCACGACGACGATACCTGCACGGAtaccgagcgcgcgctcgtcgagcgcatcacTGATACCCCCTACCCCCACGCTGCGACAATCCTGCACCAGTCCGACCATGCGTGCGGGGTGTGTAGCGAACCTGTGCAGATGCACGAGCCCCACACCTTTTCGCTGTGCccctcggcgcaggccgacggcacgcgctgcaccagcgTCTTTCACCTCACAtgcctcgccgcgcactttcgcgcgtcgacgccaACGCCCCGCACGTTCTGCCTGCCGGTCGCCGGGTC ATCGTTCGCCGAGTCTTCCGCCGTGCGGATCTAG
- the oca3 gene encoding TPR-like protein (COG:G; EggNog:ENOG503NW3W; BUSCO:EOG09263R62): MTDAKLITLSEALGWLAEQRVTPKRNAYDTVRYGEWILDNNELSALGDEHWAFLEQVGLAAAELGKYELADLCLSRLSTRFPDSPRVVLFQGTVLESKGLLREAQHLYETFLRIEPVHMLINKRRIAAIRAQPDGVADATEALAEFVDHFPLDQESWQELASLYTEQNKYAQAAYALEELLLLAPHNSYYLLQYAETLYTMGEIAKAYKIYLRILELGEGNMKPKSGRASDRVSGPWVRTLWGLKVCTTQLLAHSDKRTSTDGEVTAEKVPEIDTLVTQLMLENVYAPDAQDAAPAAVRAAARKSVAHA; the protein is encoded by the exons ATGACGGACGCGAAGCTGATTAcgctgagcgaggcgctcggctggCTCGCGGAGCAGCGGGT AACTCCGAAGCGCAATGCCTACGATACCGTGCGCTACGGCGAGTGGATTTTGGACAACAATGAGCTGTCGGCGCTCGGTGACGAACACTGGGCGTttctcgagcaggtcggcctcgccgcggcggagctGGGCAAGTACGAGCTTGCGGACTTGTGCTTGTCGCGCCTGTCGACGCGTTTCCCCGACTCGCCGCGAGTCGTGCTCTTTCAAGGAACGGTGCTTGAGTCGAAAGGactcctgcgcgaggcgcagcacctgTACGAGACGTTTTTGCGCATCGAGCCTGTGCACATG TTGATCAACAAGCGCCGCATTGCTGCGATCCGCGCGCAGCCGGACGGGGTTGCGGatgcgaccgaggcgctcgccgagtttGTCGACCACTTCCCCCTCGACCAGGAGTCGTGGCAGGAGCTTGCGTCGCTGTACACGGAGCAGAACAAGTACGCCCAAGCCGCGTATGCCCTGGAAgagctgctgctcctgGCGCCGCACAACAGCTACTACCTGCTGCAGTACGCCGAGACGCTGTACACGATGGGCGAGATTGCCAAGGCCTACAAAATATACCtgcgcatcctcgagctgggcgaGGGCAACATGAAGCCTAAGAGTGGACGTGCATCGGACCGCGTGAGCGGCCCGTGGGTGCGCACACTATGGGGACTCAAGGTG TGCAcgacgcagctccttgCACACTCGGACAAGCGGACCTCGACTGACGGCGAGGTCACCGCAGAAAAGGTCCCGGAAATCGACACGCTGGTCACCCAGCTCATGCTAGAGAATGTCTATGCGCCCGATGCGCaggacgctgcgcctgcggcagtgcgtgccgcggcgcggaaAAGTGTAGCGCATGCGTAG
- a CDS encoding uncharacterized protein (COG:S; EggNog:ENOG503PHSA), giving the protein MPKSRRDWSGSRRARHDPLRRGTTAVSEVKAEVVPVLEKLPGGPSDVPTGEKVWALASISSLLEEEHGARNRRLLLSRNIVARVLYELEHDTNLEVRREASGALRNLCVEGDSDIFGELVNKGGLEIVLQCLRWATMGLQNQERQMERAKAPAREARERLLSKPVEQMNRKERRHAAKLAAGTMHEGALTDNPEFAPDASAAVDVRGWAADAPASLAAMDPPAAQCLVEMCESLVTILGCICETSEKLLVRAVRWDWQQSLLDDTQHAERQAFAGDALAAWLCEAVSLGVHGLQATSPYSAALVSFGTASANTLCALCDDAKHGLGRAVAGLPTHLPPTSKKARRREQAPVVLPTPSELGAARAEGSRRLALLAQAVALLPTDGAAGANAASLATMASGVLCNVQRAAHAPEALGPDAAPIVVAQHGPLGKYMIHEVLARLTHLLSLTDAEAFVGQSQGEALQTSELALEIVAEMMSVLGRGEEDVEQLSITHLPLDDDDDDDEMELMEEFDDDAMDDEPEAIARGDAEPHALDRWVFSEVLRTPLLGVLLRLAAPSDASERQDRQGAQRRAVELRALAAANNFLLRLALFAPPPPSQWPGDEETLERIALWREWVGTAFLEDSDAEATPVGSALHEAWAHVFRIAAHWAAVPSVVDAETLEEALPSAMAPPTSANAAHDGLAIVDTCLGCLWSIARILEGQLPLVQDHATAPYITALMAAYQSARLSAVRIKSLGTLAVLARSQAYRQDGAASPPDAYLQVYAQLGGFFVDAAATLAHGDVAHVDILAAAINAVMDTYANELAPWDIVYRQGQLQEKLAQLVAPAAALVKRIDRRANVPLYAAAHESVQNLRAFLEYRASV; this is encoded by the coding sequence ATGCCGAAATCGCGCAGGGACTGGAGTGgttcgcggcgcgcgcggcacgatccgctgcgtcgcggcacCACCGCCGTGTCCGAGGtcaaggccgaggtcgtgccGGTGCTGGAAAAGCTGCCGGGCGGcccgagcgacgtgccgacGGGCGAAAAAGTGTGGGCGCTCGCGTCCATTTCGTCGCTCCTCGAAGAAgagcacggcgcacgcaaccggcgcctgctcctctCGCGCAACATTGTCGCACGTGTGCTGTACGAATTGGAGCATGATACAAacctcgaggtgcgccgcgaggcgagcggcgcgctgcgcaacttGTGCGTCGAGGGCGACAGCGACATTttcggcgagctcgtcaaCAAGGGCGGTCTCGAGATCGTGTTGCAGTGCCTCCGCTGGGCGACCATGGGGCTGCAGAACCAGGAGCGCCAGAtggagcgcgccaaggcaccggcgcgcgaggctcGCGAACGCCTCCTCTCCAAGCCCGTCGAGCAGATGAaccgcaaggagcgccgccacgCCGCCAAGCTCGCGGCGGGCACCATGCACGAAGGCGCGCTCACCGACAACCCCGAGTTTGCGCCGgacgcctcggccgccgtcgacgtgcgcggctgggccgccgacgcgccggcgtcgctgGCGGCCATGGACCCCCCTGCAGCGCAGTGTCTCGTGGAGATGTGCGAGAGCCTCGTGACGATTCTCGGCTGCATCTGCGAGACGAGCGAGAAGCTGCTGgtgcgtgcggtgcgctggGACTGGCAGCagtcgctcctcgacgatacgcagcacgccgagcgccaggcgtttgcaggcgacgcactcgccgcCTGGCTGTGCGAGGCGGTgagcctcggcgtgcacggcctgcAGGCCACTTCGCCCTActctgcggcgctcgtgtcgttcggcacggcgagcgcaaaTACGCTCTGTGCGCTGTGCGACGACGCCAAGCatggcctcggccgcgccgtcgccggcctgcCGACGCACCTCCCGCCAACGAGCAAAAaggctcggcggcgcgagcaggcgccggtcgTGCTCCCGACGCCGTCCGAgctgggcgcggcgcgtgccgaaggcagccgccgcctcgcgctccttgcgcaggccgtcgcgctcctgcccaccgacggcgcggccggcgcgaacgccgcgtcgctggcgACGATGGCAAGCGGCGTCCTGTGCAACGTGCAGcgggctgcgcacgcgccagaAGCGCTGGGgccggacgccgcgccgatcgtcgtcgcgcagcacgggccgctcggcaagtACATGATCCAcgaggtgcttgcgcgcctcacGCACCTCCTCTCCCTGACTGACGCCGAGGCATTTGTCGGTCAGAGCCaaggcgaggcgctgcagacctcggagcttgcgctcgagattGTCGCCGAGATGATGAGCGTGCTGGGCCGCGGCGAAGAGgatgtcgagcagctctcAATCACGCacctgccgctcgacgacgacgacgacgacgatgaaATGGAGCTCATGGAAGAgtttgacgacgacgcgatggacgacgagcccgaggcgattgcgcgtggcgacgccgagccccacgcgctcgaccgctgGGTCTTTTCCGAGGTGCTCCggacgccgctgctcggcgtcctcttgcgcctcgccgcgccgagcgacgcgtccgagcgccaggaccgccaaggcgcgcagcgccgcgccgtcgagctgcgcgcgctcgcggcggcgaacAACTTcttgctgcgcctcgcacTCTTTGCGCCCCCTCCGCCGTCGCAGTGGCCGGGCGACGaagagacgctcgagcgcatcgcgctgtGGCGCGAGTGGGTCGGCACTGCCTTCCTCGAGGACAGCGACGCGGAGGCGACGCcggtcggcagcgcgctgcacgaggcgTGGGCGCATGTTTTCCGTATTGCGGCGCACTgggcggccgtgccgagcgtcgtcgacgccgagacgctcgaagaggcgctcCCGTCAGCCatggcgccgccgaccagtgccaatgcggcgcacgacggccTGGCGATCGTCGACACGTGCCTCGGGTGCCTCTGGTCGATCGCACGCATCCTCGAGGGCCAGCTGCCGCTGGTGCAGGACCACGCCACGGCGCCGTACATCACCGCGCTCATGGCCGCTTACCAGTCGGCGCGCCtgtcggccgtgcgcatcaAGAGCCTCGGCACGTTGGCGGTGCTGGCACGCTCGCAGGCCTACCGCCAggacggcgcagcgtcgccgccggacgCCTACCTCCAGGTGTAcgcccagctcggcggGTTCTTtgtcgacgcggccgcgacgcttgcacacggcgacgtggcgcacgtcgatattctcgcggcggccatcAATGCGGTGATGGACACGTACGCgaacgagctcgcgccgtGGGACATTGTCTACAGGCAGGGGCAGCTGCAGGagaagctcgcgcagctcgtcgcgccggcggcggcgctcgtcaagCGCATCGACCGCCGTGCCAACGTGCCGCTGTATGCGGCTGCACACGAAAGTGTGCAGAATCTACGTGCGTTCCTCGAGTACCGCGCAAGTGTATAG
- a CDS encoding uncharacterized protein (EggNog:ENOG503NUDX) has protein sequence MSEDSPKPIIVWCHPRSCSTAFERAFLQRKDTHIFHEPLGDPFYFSKDRACRRYSDEECRKSEAYEKSIEQVSLGLLESANQPKDEPCRYIFIKDMAQYIFAPEVLHELHPSSRLFPSTGAVDKVNPKENPTVLPTALLQRFQHTFLIRTPAKSIPSYYKCTQEQAAGFSFFDPAEAGYAELKLLYDWIADPTSTFHTPTDDKRYAAYAVQKQAMPPPLVDASTLLENPGATLEQYCKALGVPFTESMLSWDPGAVDIWAKWGSYHAAAEDSSGFRKTKEGPPKDLSQQPQVVQDCITAVTPTYEYLHDKSTIRLGSAQ, from the exons ATGTCCGAAGACTCTCCGAAGCCCATTATTGTCTGGTGCCATCCCCGGTCCTGCTCGACTGCATTTGAACGTGCGTTTTTGCAGCGCAAAGACACGCACATCTTCCACGAGCCGCTCGGAGACCCGTTCTACTTTAGCAAGGACCGTGCGTGCAGGCGGtactcggacgaggagtGCCGCAagagcgaggcgtacgAAAAGTCCATCGAACAAGTCTCGCTAGGCCTCCTCGAGAGCGCCAACCAACCCAAGGACGAACCCTGCCGCTACATCTTCATCAAG GACATGGCCCAGTACATCTTTGCCCCTGAGgtcctgcacgagctgcacccCAGCTCGCGCCTCTTCCCCTCGACGGGCGCGGTGGACAAGGTGAACCCGAAGGAGAACCCGACGGTGCTCCCGACCGCCCTCTTGCAGCGGTTCCAGCACACCTTTCTAATCcgcacgccggccaagAGCATCCCCAGCTACTACAAGTGCACGCAGGAGCAGGCCGCTGGCTTCTCGTTCTTTGACCCCGCAGAAGCGGGGTACGCGGAGCTGAAGCTGCTCTACGACTGGATCGCCGACCCCACGTCGACCTTCCACACGCCCACCGACGACAAGCGCTacgcggcgtacgccgTGCAGAAGCAGGCaatgccgccgccgctcgtcgatgcCTCAACGCTGCTCGAGAACCCCGGCGCAACGCTCGAGCAGTACtgcaaggcgctcggcgtgccctTTACCGAGTCCATGCTCTCGTGGGACCCCGGCGCGGTGGACATCTGGGCCAAGTGGGGCAGCTACCATGCCGCCGCAGAAGACTCCTCAGGCTTCCGCAAGACAAAGGAGGGCCCGCCCAAGGACCTGTCGCAGCAGCCGCAGGTCGTGCAGGACTGTATTAC CGCGGTGACGCCGACGTACGAGTACCTGCATGACAAGAGCACCATCCGCCTTGGTAGCGCACAATAG